One genomic window of Cannabis sativa cultivar Pink pepper isolate KNU-18-1 chromosome 2, ASM2916894v1, whole genome shotgun sequence includes the following:
- the LOC115724004 gene encoding uncharacterized protein LOC115724004 isoform X1 yields the protein MVNTRSSLSPSGSSKLLLDKLKMKKTISEDDNEDLSGGSEGSGDVSVKEVKKKQYNRGNKKVTDDRPLKKLKQVVEYDEDFYDSDDLEVENNESMKEWELYFKHEDRVGGRIIFFPNHENNVIAIINSKLTPSQAKLFRETCFGHFLDMNPIAMQTQLIHSALHREVHQKNPYEMWFKFGSQNFRFSLAEFAVVTGLLCVGDSDMSGYAKKENAFVDKYFSDQQVTVSAVEERFRYSDFKLDEYAVKMAVLYFVSNCLFTSPNSKKVPNEILNIVGIGDYESFPWGKLVFKKTLHNLRIGLRGVPKKKTGKDIGSKHIDKRKGKAKAADKESSRTYKLPCFPYAFLVWIYETIPLCQKAGFCEYDSDPEYRICRWLNVGLPNNSAVERKVFSSPKLKGEYIFPTDEERSMLNLSGLEFIEKEDSDVDVDRVGAIGLQSSILNELRRDVKKVIQKQLHFDGSFEGFTSDIKCRFKELELNMISHIDSKIDESLQFYLDLKFNDLKEKFDDLKASQSVVDIRDDSGGDSDDESGLKDGVNVDLAVKDDLVMKEVDDVDLVTENVKDYSIDPVLNLAESGGVLVNEGDTVVEGEGLQNVGDGGLVKEGHTALLGDNDDVPSFDIMGFLSSQPDANADKEKRKKQDEDDHAKFKDLNKKSKDDEDDGDDQGMGGDAVSSIVKEVIKGINEGDDKSKKGGSVTKDDVGGEARKNMVDSSAIDVVVAGVIGSPNLFDSQGTEDSITLSAMEIINEKIETIEGSLKKEKNLEANSYEFAKRVPNIGSALRSPFTSDFGSIGSSSKPKGEQSKLLAFSSVALDRIDDLQSKLFEQWFKVGFNDRNKIKKFKERDRKLKVPLDFAIMKIDDKMWFYDLLTPGRNLSCSHLDVCFYYLRKEIKYNESVNSFVNTTDCFFAAQIFEMYNEFVKNDCDIESVKKDSKASAYVAGFGMYCSRKWIELDNVLMPINLIDLAHWIMCIFDIRLRCLKVCNSMRFGRYKNSEKLVRAFAVMLPILLSHVNFYDQRKDIDKSTGFFQGKSETDPLEIVIVQDLPQQEQCDCGVFVIKYAEYFIHGLIDKIPKELDIPFVRKKLCVELFVHAKKKEVSGYESPSEYPGRMEKDGKKKK from the exons gagTGGGAGTTATATTTCAAGCATGAGGATAGGGTTGGTggaagaataattttttttcctaaccATGAAAACAATGTTATTGCCATTATCAATAGTAAATTGACTCCTTCTCAAGCAAAGCTGTTTCGTGAGACATGTTTTGGACATTTTTTGGACATGAATCCAATTGCAATGCAAACTCAGTTGATTCACAGTGCTTTGCACAGGGAGGTACACCAGAAAAATCCTTATGAAATGTGGTTCAAATTTGGTTCTCAAAATTTCAGGTTTAGTTTGGCTGAGTTTGCTGTTGTGACTGGTTTATTATGTGTTGGTGATTCTGATATGAGTGGTTATGCAAAGAAGGAGAATGCATTTGTGGATAAGTATTTTAGTGATCAACAAGTAACAGTCAGTGCTGTGGAGGAGAGGTTTAGGTATAGTGATTTTAAGTTGGACGAATACGCTGTTAAGATGGCGGTGTTGTATTTCGTTTCTAATTGCTTGTTCACAAGCCCTAATTCCAAGAAGGTTCCTAATGAAATACTCAATATTGTTGGGATTGGTGATTATGAGAGTTTTCCTTGGGGAAAATTAGTTTTTAAGAAAACTTTACACAACTTGAGGATTGGTTTGAGGGGTGTACCAAAGAAAAAAACAGGGAAAGATATTGGTTCCAAGCATATTGATAAGCGTAAAGGGAAAGCAAAGGCTGCTGATAAAGAATCTTCGAGGACTTACAAGTTGCCTTGTTTTCCTTATGCATTTCTTGTTTGGATTTACGAAACTATTCCTCTTTGTCAGAAGGCTGGTTTTTGTGAATATGATAGTGATCCAGAATATAGGATTTGTAGATGGTTGAATGTGGGTCTTCCTAATAATAGTGCTGTTGAGAGGAAAGTTTTTTCATCTCCTAAg CTGAAAGGTGAATATATATTTCCTACAGATGAAGAGAGATCAATGCTTAATCTATCTGGTCTTGAGTTTATTGAGAAGGAAGATTCAGATGTTGATGTTGATCGAGTTGGTGCGATTGGTTTAcaatcttctattttaaatgagTTAAGGAGGGACGTTAAAAAAGTAATTCAAAAGCAATTACATTTTGATGGGTCTTTTGAGGGTTTTACATCAGATATTAAGTGTAGATTCAAGGAGTTGGAACTCAATATGATTTCCCACATAGATTCTAAGATTGATGAAAGTTTGCAATTTTACTTGGATTTGAAATTTAATGACTTGAAAGAAAAGTTTGATGATTTAAAAGCTTCTCAGAGTGTCGTGGATATCCGTGATGATAGTGGTGGTGATAGTGATGAT GAATCTGGTTTGAAAGATGGTGTTAATGTTGATTTGGCAGTGAAGGAT GATCTAGTTATGAAAGAGGTTGATGATGTAGATTTGGTTACTGAAAATGTTAAAGATTATTCTATT GATCCTGTTTTAAATCTTGCTGAAAGTGGTGGTGTGTTGGTTAATGAGGGAGACACTGTTGTAGAG GGTGAAGGTTTACAAAATGTTGGAGATGGTGGTTTGGTTAAAGAAGGACACACTGCTTTACTG GGTGATAATGATGATGTTCCAAGTTTTGATATAATGGGTTTTCTTTCATCTCAGCCCGATGCTAATGCTGATAAAGAGAAGAGGAAAAAACAAGATGAAGATGATCATGCTAAGTTTAAAGATTTAAATAAGAAATCaaaagatgatgaagatgatggtGATGACCAG gGTATGGGTGGTGATGCTGTTTCTTCTATTGTCAAGGAAGTTATAAAGGGAATTAATGAGGGTGATGACAAATCTAAAAAAGGTGGATCAGTTACCAAGGATGATGTTGGTGGTGAAGCAAGAAAAAATATGGTTGATTCATCTGCAATTGATGTTGTTGTGGCTGGTGTCATTGGGTCTCCTAACTTGTTTGATAGTCAAGGTACAGAAGATAGTATTACTTTGTCAGCCATGGAgatcattaatgaaaaaattgaaaccaTTGAAGGAAGCCTGAAAAAG GAAAAGAATTTAGAAGCTAATTCTTATGAGTTTGCAAAGAGGGTTCCCAATATTGGATCTGCATTGAGGAGTCCATTTACATCTGATTTTGGTTCTATTGGGAGTAGTAGTAAACCAAAGGGAGAACAATCTAAGTTGCTTGCTTTTTCTTCAGTTGCACTTGACCGTATTGATGATCTTCAGTCTAAACTTTTTGAGCAGTGGTTTAAGGTCGGTTTCAATGATAGGAACAAGATTAAAAAGTTTAAAGAACGTGATAGGAAATTGAAAGTCCCGTTGGATTTTGCAATTATGAAGATTGATGATAAGATGTGGTTTTATGATTTGCTGACTCCTGGAAGAAATTTGTCATGCTCG CATTTGGATGTTTGTTTTTACTACTTGAGAAAGGAGATAAAGTACAATGAGAGTGTAAACTCTTTTGTTAATACCACTGATTGTTTCTTTGCTGCCCAGATTTTTGAGATGTATAATGAGTTTGTTAAGAATGATTGTGACATTGAATCTGTTAAGAAGGACAGCAAAGCTTCTGCATACGTAGCTGGTTTTGGTATGTATTGCAGTAGAAAATGGATTGAATTAGATAATGTCTTAATGCCTATTAATCTGATTGATTTGGCTCACTGGATTATGTGCATTTTTGACATACGTTTGAGATGTCTTAAAGTGTGCAATTCTATGAGATTTGGGAGGTACAAGAACTCAGAAAAATTGGTTCGTGCTTTTGCTGTCATGTTGCCTATTTTGTTGTCACATGTAAATTTTTATGATCAAAGGAAAGATATTGATAAGAGCACAGGATTTTTTCAAGGAAAGAGTGAGACAGACCCTTTGGAAATTGTTATCGTTCAAGATTTGCCTCAACAAGAGCAGTG TGACTGTGGTGTTTTTGTTATAAAGTACGCTGAGTATTTTATTCATGGATTGATTGACAAGATTCCGAAGGAGTTGGACATTCCTTTTGTTCGAAAGAAGCTGTGTGTTGAGCTCTTTGTTCATGCTAAGAAGAAGGAAGTGAGTGGTTATGAATCACCTTCAGAGTATCCTGGCAGGATGGAAAAGGatggaaagaaaaagaagtag
- the LOC115724004 gene encoding uncharacterized protein LOC115724004 isoform X2, with protein MVNTRSSLSPSGSSKLLLDKLKMKKTISEDDNEDLSGGSEGSGDVSVKEVKKKQYNRGNKKVTDDRPLKKLKQVVEYDEDFYDSDDLEVENNESMKEWELYFKHEDRVGGRIIFFPNHENNVIAIINSKLTPSQAKLFRETCFGHFLDMNPIAMQTQLIHSALHREVHQKNPYEMWFKFGSQNFRFSLAEFAVVTGLLCVGDSDMSGYAKKENAFVDKYFSDQQVTVSAVEERFRYSDFKLDEYAVKMAVLYFVSNCLFTSPNSKKVPNEILNIVGIGDYESFPWGKLVFKKTLHNLRIGLRGVPKKKTGKDIGSKHIDKRKGKAKAADKESSRTYKLPCFPYAFLVWIYETIPLCQKAGFCEYDSDPEYRICRWLNVGLPNNSAVERKVFSSPKLKGEYIFPTDEERSMLNLSGLEFIEKEDSDVDVDRVGAIGLQSSILNELRRDVKKVIQKQLHFDGSFEGFTSDIKCRFKELELNMISHIDSKIDESLQFYLDLKFNDLKEKFDDLKASQSVVDIRDDSGGDSDDESGLKDGVNVDLAVKDDLVMKEVDDVDLVTENVKDYSIDPVLNLAESGGVLVNEGDTVVEGEGLQNVGDGGLVKEGHTALLPDANADKEKRKKQDEDDHAKFKDLNKKSKDDEDDGDDQGMGGDAVSSIVKEVIKGINEGDDKSKKGGSVTKDDVGGEARKNMVDSSAIDVVVAGVIGSPNLFDSQGTEDSITLSAMEIINEKIETIEGSLKKEKNLEANSYEFAKRVPNIGSALRSPFTSDFGSIGSSSKPKGEQSKLLAFSSVALDRIDDLQSKLFEQWFKVGFNDRNKIKKFKERDRKLKVPLDFAIMKIDDKMWFYDLLTPGRNLSCSHLDVCFYYLRKEIKYNESVNSFVNTTDCFFAAQIFEMYNEFVKNDCDIESVKKDSKASAYVAGFGMYCSRKWIELDNVLMPINLIDLAHWIMCIFDIRLRCLKVCNSMRFGRYKNSEKLVRAFAVMLPILLSHVNFYDQRKDIDKSTGFFQGKSETDPLEIVIVQDLPQQEQCDCGVFVIKYAEYFIHGLIDKIPKELDIPFVRKKLCVELFVHAKKKEVSGYESPSEYPGRMEKDGKKKK; from the exons gagTGGGAGTTATATTTCAAGCATGAGGATAGGGTTGGTggaagaataattttttttcctaaccATGAAAACAATGTTATTGCCATTATCAATAGTAAATTGACTCCTTCTCAAGCAAAGCTGTTTCGTGAGACATGTTTTGGACATTTTTTGGACATGAATCCAATTGCAATGCAAACTCAGTTGATTCACAGTGCTTTGCACAGGGAGGTACACCAGAAAAATCCTTATGAAATGTGGTTCAAATTTGGTTCTCAAAATTTCAGGTTTAGTTTGGCTGAGTTTGCTGTTGTGACTGGTTTATTATGTGTTGGTGATTCTGATATGAGTGGTTATGCAAAGAAGGAGAATGCATTTGTGGATAAGTATTTTAGTGATCAACAAGTAACAGTCAGTGCTGTGGAGGAGAGGTTTAGGTATAGTGATTTTAAGTTGGACGAATACGCTGTTAAGATGGCGGTGTTGTATTTCGTTTCTAATTGCTTGTTCACAAGCCCTAATTCCAAGAAGGTTCCTAATGAAATACTCAATATTGTTGGGATTGGTGATTATGAGAGTTTTCCTTGGGGAAAATTAGTTTTTAAGAAAACTTTACACAACTTGAGGATTGGTTTGAGGGGTGTACCAAAGAAAAAAACAGGGAAAGATATTGGTTCCAAGCATATTGATAAGCGTAAAGGGAAAGCAAAGGCTGCTGATAAAGAATCTTCGAGGACTTACAAGTTGCCTTGTTTTCCTTATGCATTTCTTGTTTGGATTTACGAAACTATTCCTCTTTGTCAGAAGGCTGGTTTTTGTGAATATGATAGTGATCCAGAATATAGGATTTGTAGATGGTTGAATGTGGGTCTTCCTAATAATAGTGCTGTTGAGAGGAAAGTTTTTTCATCTCCTAAg CTGAAAGGTGAATATATATTTCCTACAGATGAAGAGAGATCAATGCTTAATCTATCTGGTCTTGAGTTTATTGAGAAGGAAGATTCAGATGTTGATGTTGATCGAGTTGGTGCGATTGGTTTAcaatcttctattttaaatgagTTAAGGAGGGACGTTAAAAAAGTAATTCAAAAGCAATTACATTTTGATGGGTCTTTTGAGGGTTTTACATCAGATATTAAGTGTAGATTCAAGGAGTTGGAACTCAATATGATTTCCCACATAGATTCTAAGATTGATGAAAGTTTGCAATTTTACTTGGATTTGAAATTTAATGACTTGAAAGAAAAGTTTGATGATTTAAAAGCTTCTCAGAGTGTCGTGGATATCCGTGATGATAGTGGTGGTGATAGTGATGAT GAATCTGGTTTGAAAGATGGTGTTAATGTTGATTTGGCAGTGAAGGAT GATCTAGTTATGAAAGAGGTTGATGATGTAGATTTGGTTACTGAAAATGTTAAAGATTATTCTATT GATCCTGTTTTAAATCTTGCTGAAAGTGGTGGTGTGTTGGTTAATGAGGGAGACACTGTTGTAGAG GGTGAAGGTTTACAAAATGTTGGAGATGGTGGTTTGGTTAAAGAAGGACACACTGCTTTACTG CCCGATGCTAATGCTGATAAAGAGAAGAGGAAAAAACAAGATGAAGATGATCATGCTAAGTTTAAAGATTTAAATAAGAAATCaaaagatgatgaagatgatggtGATGACCAG gGTATGGGTGGTGATGCTGTTTCTTCTATTGTCAAGGAAGTTATAAAGGGAATTAATGAGGGTGATGACAAATCTAAAAAAGGTGGATCAGTTACCAAGGATGATGTTGGTGGTGAAGCAAGAAAAAATATGGTTGATTCATCTGCAATTGATGTTGTTGTGGCTGGTGTCATTGGGTCTCCTAACTTGTTTGATAGTCAAGGTACAGAAGATAGTATTACTTTGTCAGCCATGGAgatcattaatgaaaaaattgaaaccaTTGAAGGAAGCCTGAAAAAG GAAAAGAATTTAGAAGCTAATTCTTATGAGTTTGCAAAGAGGGTTCCCAATATTGGATCTGCATTGAGGAGTCCATTTACATCTGATTTTGGTTCTATTGGGAGTAGTAGTAAACCAAAGGGAGAACAATCTAAGTTGCTTGCTTTTTCTTCAGTTGCACTTGACCGTATTGATGATCTTCAGTCTAAACTTTTTGAGCAGTGGTTTAAGGTCGGTTTCAATGATAGGAACAAGATTAAAAAGTTTAAAGAACGTGATAGGAAATTGAAAGTCCCGTTGGATTTTGCAATTATGAAGATTGATGATAAGATGTGGTTTTATGATTTGCTGACTCCTGGAAGAAATTTGTCATGCTCG CATTTGGATGTTTGTTTTTACTACTTGAGAAAGGAGATAAAGTACAATGAGAGTGTAAACTCTTTTGTTAATACCACTGATTGTTTCTTTGCTGCCCAGATTTTTGAGATGTATAATGAGTTTGTTAAGAATGATTGTGACATTGAATCTGTTAAGAAGGACAGCAAAGCTTCTGCATACGTAGCTGGTTTTGGTATGTATTGCAGTAGAAAATGGATTGAATTAGATAATGTCTTAATGCCTATTAATCTGATTGATTTGGCTCACTGGATTATGTGCATTTTTGACATACGTTTGAGATGTCTTAAAGTGTGCAATTCTATGAGATTTGGGAGGTACAAGAACTCAGAAAAATTGGTTCGTGCTTTTGCTGTCATGTTGCCTATTTTGTTGTCACATGTAAATTTTTATGATCAAAGGAAAGATATTGATAAGAGCACAGGATTTTTTCAAGGAAAGAGTGAGACAGACCCTTTGGAAATTGTTATCGTTCAAGATTTGCCTCAACAAGAGCAGTG TGACTGTGGTGTTTTTGTTATAAAGTACGCTGAGTATTTTATTCATGGATTGATTGACAAGATTCCGAAGGAGTTGGACATTCCTTTTGTTCGAAAGAAGCTGTGTGTTGAGCTCTTTGTTCATGCTAAGAAGAAGGAAGTGAGTGGTTATGAATCACCTTCAGAGTATCCTGGCAGGATGGAAAAGGatggaaagaaaaagaagtag